A stretch of the Panicum virgatum strain AP13 chromosome 9N, P.virgatum_v5, whole genome shotgun sequence genome encodes the following:
- the LOC120691072 gene encoding putative ubiquitin-like-specific protease 1B isoform X2: protein MALAPSSWPRTPLALSPNRRKRRPDASSPPHHFHGPQSHSRLSQRLRRWFPLPPQARSFAFDMGNFVSGLIGGRRPKDDGLGLFKSWYARSRDLTVVTDEETGTAPRLLDRRVKDSRKAALEAAKPQQRQKSDPYYKKELKEARRNDGRLEEIGIEVKLIEEKLAEIRKLDKAVKEDFSELFERLTEEEQNEVNNCFNARGPSSKVLVLHEPSNIEISKEKFQCFRPGRWLNDELACGKNGYDYKSVKRWTTHRKLGYELIECDKIFFPVHKDVHWCLAIINMKENTFQYLDSLGGTDHNVLNMLARYIAEEVNDKSNKVIDTSSWHEEIVDDIPLQQNGWDCGMFMLKYIDFHSRGLNLSFNQEDMEYFRKRIAKEILKLRAD, encoded by the exons ATGGCCCTAGCCCCCTCCTCCTGGCCAAGAACGCCGCTCGCCCTTTCCCCCAACCGCCGCAAGCGCCGCCCCGACGCCTCCTCCCCGCCCCATCACTTCCACGGCCCGCAAAGCCACAGCCGCCTAAGtcagcgcctccgccgctggtTCCCGCTCCCGCCGCAGGCGAGGTCCTTCGCATTCGACATGGGCAACTTCGTCTCCGGCCTcatcggcgggcggcggcccaaGGACGATGGGCTGGGGCTGTTCAAGAGCTGGTATGCGCGGTCGCGGGATCTCACGGTGGTTACGGATGAGGAGACAGGGACGGCGCCGCGCTTGCTGGACCGGAGGGTTAAGGATTCGAGGAAGGCTGCGTTGGAGGCGGCGAAGCCCCAGCAGCGGCAGAAGAGCGATCCGTACTACAAGAAGGAGCTCAAGGAGGCGAGACGGAACGACGGTAGGTTGGAGGAGATAGGGATCGAGGTGAAGCTCATTGAGGAAAAGCTTGCTGAGATACGGAAGTTAGACAAGGCTGTCAAGGAG GATTTCTCGGAACTATTTGAGCGTCTCACTGAGGAGGAGCAAAATGAAGTTAATAACTGTTTCAATGCTAGAGGTCCAAG TAGCAAAGTCCTAGTGCTGCATGAACCGTCGAACATTGAGATTAGCAAAGAGAAATTCCAGTGCTTTAGACCCGGTCGCTGGTTAAATGATGAG CTTGCTTGCGGGAAAAATGGTTATGACTACAAATCTGTTAAAAGGTGGACTACCCATAGGAAGTTGGGATATGAGCTCATTGAATGTGATAAA ATCTTTTTCCCTGTGCATAAAGATGTGCATTGGTGCTTAGCAATTATAAACATGAAGGAAAATACGTTTCAGTATCTTGATTCTCTTGGCGGCACGGATCATAATGTACTAAACATGCTG GCTCGATATATTGCCGAGGAAGTGAATGACAAAAGTAACAAAGTAATTGACActagttcgtggcatgaagagATAGTTGATGATATTCCTTTGCAACAGAATGG GTGGGACTGTGGTATGTTTATGCTCAAGTACATTGATTTCCACAGCAGAGGATTGAACCTATCTTTTAATCAG GAAGACATGGAATATTTTAGGAAGAGAATAGCGAAGGAAATCTTAAAATTAAGAGCTGACTGA
- the LOC120691072 gene encoding putative ubiquitin-like-specific protease 1B isoform X1 produces the protein MALAPSSWPRTPLALSPNRRKRRPDASSPPHHFHGPQSHSRLSQRLRRWFPLPPQARSFAFDMGNFVSGLIGGRRPKDDGLGLFKSWYARSRDLTVVTDEETGTAPRLLDRRVKDSRKAALEAAKPQQRQKSDPYYKKELKEARRNDGRLEEIGIEVKLIEEKLAEIRKLDKAVKEDFSELFERLTEEEQNEVNNCFNARGPSSKVLVLHEPSNIEISKEKFQCFRPGRWLNDEVINLYLELLKEREKREPKRFLKCHFFNTFFYKKLACGKNGYDYKSVKRWTTHRKLGYELIECDKIFFPVHKDVHWCLAIINMKENTFQYLDSLGGTDHNVLNMLARYIAEEVNDKSNKVIDTSSWHEEIVDDIPLQQNGWDCGMFMLKYIDFHSRGLNLSFNQEDMEYFRKRIAKEILKLRAD, from the exons ATGGCCCTAGCCCCCTCCTCCTGGCCAAGAACGCCGCTCGCCCTTTCCCCCAACCGCCGCAAGCGCCGCCCCGACGCCTCCTCCCCGCCCCATCACTTCCACGGCCCGCAAAGCCACAGCCGCCTAAGtcagcgcctccgccgctggtTCCCGCTCCCGCCGCAGGCGAGGTCCTTCGCATTCGACATGGGCAACTTCGTCTCCGGCCTcatcggcgggcggcggcccaaGGACGATGGGCTGGGGCTGTTCAAGAGCTGGTATGCGCGGTCGCGGGATCTCACGGTGGTTACGGATGAGGAGACAGGGACGGCGCCGCGCTTGCTGGACCGGAGGGTTAAGGATTCGAGGAAGGCTGCGTTGGAGGCGGCGAAGCCCCAGCAGCGGCAGAAGAGCGATCCGTACTACAAGAAGGAGCTCAAGGAGGCGAGACGGAACGACGGTAGGTTGGAGGAGATAGGGATCGAGGTGAAGCTCATTGAGGAAAAGCTTGCTGAGATACGGAAGTTAGACAAGGCTGTCAAGGAG GATTTCTCGGAACTATTTGAGCGTCTCACTGAGGAGGAGCAAAATGAAGTTAATAACTGTTTCAATGCTAGAGGTCCAAG TAGCAAAGTCCTAGTGCTGCATGAACCGTCGAACATTGAGATTAGCAAAGAGAAATTCCAGTGCTTTAGACCCGGTCGCTGGTTAAATGATGAG GTTATTAACCTATACCTAGAATTGTTGAAGGAGAGGGAAAAAAGAGAGCCGAAAAGGTTTTTGAAATGCCATTTCTTTAATACATTCTTTTATAAGAAG CTTGCTTGCGGGAAAAATGGTTATGACTACAAATCTGTTAAAAGGTGGACTACCCATAGGAAGTTGGGATATGAGCTCATTGAATGTGATAAA ATCTTTTTCCCTGTGCATAAAGATGTGCATTGGTGCTTAGCAATTATAAACATGAAGGAAAATACGTTTCAGTATCTTGATTCTCTTGGCGGCACGGATCATAATGTACTAAACATGCTG GCTCGATATATTGCCGAGGAAGTGAATGACAAAAGTAACAAAGTAATTGACActagttcgtggcatgaagagATAGTTGATGATATTCCTTTGCAACAGAATGG GTGGGACTGTGGTATGTTTATGCTCAAGTACATTGATTTCCACAGCAGAGGATTGAACCTATCTTTTAATCAG GAAGACATGGAATATTTTAGGAAGAGAATAGCGAAGGAAATCTTAAAATTAAGAGCTGACTGA